From one Burkholderia latens genomic stretch:
- a CDS encoding methyltransferase family protein, protein MAVTRKAAIVSSVSTLVYLGLAVFGFGGFAAFFSRPQLAAVAVATLALGVAALFTEGNLSTGEREDRDNRWVLAGFAASGFLLAYLPALTDRLGIWTFGGNTLRWVGVALYVAGGALRLWPVFVLGKRFSGLVAIQPGHALVTDGIYRRIRNPSYLGLLVNATGWALAFRSGVGLLLVALTMVPLVARIRAEEALLRAQFGAEYDAYCARSWRLVPGVY, encoded by the coding sequence ATGGCCGTGACGCGCAAGGCCGCAATCGTATCGAGCGTCTCCACGCTCGTCTATCTGGGGCTCGCCGTGTTCGGCTTCGGCGGGTTTGCCGCCTTCTTCTCCCGCCCGCAACTGGCCGCCGTCGCCGTCGCGACGCTCGCGCTGGGCGTCGCCGCGCTGTTCACCGAGGGCAATCTGAGCACCGGCGAGCGCGAGGACCGCGACAATCGCTGGGTGCTCGCGGGCTTTGCAGCAAGCGGGTTCCTGCTCGCTTATCTGCCCGCGCTGACCGACCGGCTCGGCATATGGACGTTCGGCGGCAACACGCTGCGCTGGGTCGGCGTCGCGCTGTATGTCGCCGGAGGAGCGCTGCGCCTCTGGCCGGTGTTCGTGCTCGGCAAGCGCTTCAGCGGGCTCGTCGCGATCCAGCCCGGCCATGCGCTGGTGACGGACGGCATCTATCGACGAATCCGCAATCCAAGCTATCTCGGGCTGCTCGTCAATGCGACGGGCTGGGCCCTTGCGTTCCGCTCGGGCGTCGGGCTGCTGCTCGTCGCGCTGACCATGGTGCCGCTGGTGGCGCGCATTCGCGCCGAGGAAGCGCTGCTGCGCGCGCAATTCGGCGCCGAATACGACGCATACTGCGCGCGCTCGTGGCGGCTGGTTCCCGGTGTGTACTGA
- a CDS encoding HIT family protein: MSYDNNNPFARILRGELPCVKVAEDDATLAIMDLMPQADGHVLVIPKEPAAQIFELSADAAAAGIRMTQRVAAAVRAALGPDGMFIGQFNGAAAGQTVPHVHFHVIPRWEGAELRMHARDVADSAALESIAQRIRAHFV; the protein is encoded by the coding sequence ATGTCCTACGACAACAACAACCCGTTCGCGCGCATCCTGCGCGGCGAACTCCCGTGCGTGAAAGTCGCCGAAGACGACGCGACCCTCGCGATCATGGATCTGATGCCGCAGGCCGACGGCCACGTGCTGGTGATCCCGAAGGAGCCGGCCGCGCAGATCTTCGAGCTGTCCGCTGACGCGGCCGCGGCCGGCATCCGCATGACGCAGCGCGTCGCGGCGGCCGTGCGCGCGGCGCTTGGACCGGACGGCATGTTCATCGGCCAGTTCAACGGCGCGGCGGCGGGCCAGACGGTCCCGCACGTGCATTTCCACGTGATCCCACGCTGGGAAGGCGCCGAGCTGCGGATGCATGCGCGCGACGTCGCCGACTCGGCCGCGCTCGAATCGATCGCGCAACGTATCCGCGCGCACTTCGTGTAA
- a CDS encoding serine hydrolase domain-containing protein has protein sequence MTIPFKSLILRGAAVALVAALGYTGYMLSRLAPIATGYAAKALCSGVFVSGRPAASVIDVDIMAGVHPLLKLVRPSIDPARHRAVATFAGFAQREADFRPGLGCTLALGPSRDVLPAALPPVADPSAGHAMPVALGTAAAGIDARKLRAALDRAFDEPDPARPRRTRAVVVMWRGRIVAERYAPGFTADTPLPGWSMTKTVTAALAGMLVAQHKLAPDASALLPEWRGHADPRAAITLDQLLRMTSGLAFNEDYDDPLSDVAVMLFTQPDTARYASAKPLAAAPGTQWAYSSGTSAIVARVMRVAMGGTEDDYLAFPRRALFAPLGMRSAVFEPDAAGTLGSASFMYASARDWARFGQLLLQDGVWNGQRLLPEGWVRYLTRVTPLSTREEFGAHLWVRVPEPFDDRDTHASPLPADAFHAVGHEGQFVSVVPSRELVVVRLGLSRPESAWNHGAFLARVLDAVPAPGN, from the coding sequence ATGACGATCCCCTTCAAATCGCTGATCCTGCGCGGCGCAGCAGTCGCGCTCGTCGCCGCGCTCGGCTACACCGGCTACATGCTGTCGCGGCTCGCGCCGATCGCGACCGGCTATGCGGCGAAAGCGCTGTGCTCAGGGGTGTTCGTGTCGGGGCGGCCCGCCGCATCGGTGATCGACGTCGACATCATGGCCGGCGTGCATCCGCTGCTGAAACTGGTGCGGCCGTCGATCGATCCCGCCCGTCATCGCGCAGTCGCCACTTTCGCCGGTTTCGCGCAGCGCGAAGCGGATTTCCGGCCCGGCCTCGGCTGCACGCTCGCGCTCGGGCCGTCGCGCGACGTGCTGCCGGCCGCGCTGCCCCCGGTCGCCGATCCGTCGGCCGGGCACGCGATGCCGGTCGCGCTGGGCACCGCGGCCGCCGGCATCGACGCGCGCAAGCTGCGCGCTGCGCTCGACCGCGCGTTCGACGAACCCGATCCGGCGCGGCCGCGACGCACGCGCGCGGTCGTCGTGATGTGGCGCGGCCGGATCGTCGCCGAACGCTATGCGCCCGGCTTCACGGCCGACACGCCACTGCCCGGCTGGTCGATGACGAAGACCGTGACGGCCGCGCTCGCCGGCATGCTCGTCGCGCAACACAAGCTCGCGCCGGACGCGTCGGCGCTGCTCCCTGAGTGGCGGGGCCACGCCGATCCGCGCGCGGCGATCACGCTCGACCAGCTCCTGCGGATGACGAGCGGCCTGGCATTCAACGAGGACTACGACGACCCGTTGTCCGACGTCGCCGTGATGCTTTTCACGCAGCCGGATACCGCGCGCTACGCGTCGGCCAAGCCGCTCGCCGCGGCGCCCGGCACGCAGTGGGCCTACTCGAGCGGCACGAGCGCGATCGTTGCGCGCGTGATGCGCGTTGCGATGGGCGGCACCGAGGACGACTACCTCGCGTTTCCGCGCCGTGCGTTGTTCGCGCCGCTCGGGATGCGCAGCGCGGTGTTCGAGCCCGATGCGGCGGGCACGCTCGGCAGCGCGTCGTTCATGTATGCGAGCGCGCGCGACTGGGCGCGCTTCGGGCAGCTTCTGCTGCAGGACGGCGTGTGGAACGGGCAGCGGCTGTTGCCGGAAGGCTGGGTACGATACCTGACGCGGGTCACGCCGCTGTCGACTCGGGAAGAATTCGGCGCACATCTCTGGGTGAGGGTGCCGGAGCCGTTCGACGATCGCGATACGCACGCGAGTCCGCTGCCGGCCGACGCGTTTCATGCGGTCGGCCATGAAGGCCAGTTTGTAAGCGTAGTGCCGAGCCGCGAGCTGGTGGTCGTGCGGCTCGGGCTGTCGCGCCCGGAATCCGCGTGGAATCATGGGGCATTCCTCGCGCGCGTGCTCGACGCCGTGCCGGCCCCCGGCAACTGA
- a CDS encoding glutathione S-transferase family protein: MLHVLGKIPSINVRKVLWLCTELDLPFEQEDWGAGFRTTNDPAYLALNPNGLVPVVKDDDFVLWESNTIIRYLANRYGGDALYPAEPRARARVDQWIDWQASDLNRSWVGAFLGLVRKSPDHQDPAAIAQSIAGWTRHMQVLNAQLESTDAFVAGDRFTLADIPIGLSVNRWFGTPFEHPDFPAVQRYIDRLATRDRFKRYAGSANP, from the coding sequence ATGCTGCATGTCCTCGGCAAGATTCCGTCCATCAACGTCCGCAAGGTGCTGTGGCTGTGCACCGAACTCGATCTGCCGTTCGAACAGGAAGACTGGGGTGCGGGATTCCGCACCACCAATGACCCGGCCTATCTCGCGCTGAATCCGAACGGCCTCGTGCCGGTCGTCAAGGACGACGACTTCGTGCTGTGGGAGTCGAACACGATCATCCGTTATCTCGCGAACCGCTACGGTGGCGACGCGCTCTATCCGGCCGAGCCGCGTGCGCGTGCGCGAGTCGACCAGTGGATCGACTGGCAGGCGTCGGACCTGAACCGGTCCTGGGTCGGCGCGTTCCTTGGCCTCGTGCGCAAGTCGCCCGACCATCAGGATCCCGCAGCGATCGCGCAGTCGATCGCGGGCTGGACCAGACACATGCAGGTGCTGAACGCGCAATTGGAGTCGACCGACGCGTTCGTGGCCGGCGATCGCTTCACGCTCGCCGACATTCCGATCGGCCTGTCGGTGAACCGCTGGTTCGGCACGCCGTTCGAGCATCCGGATTTCCCGGCGGTGCAGCGCTACATCGACCGGCTCGCGACGCGCGACCGGTTCAAGCGGTACGCGGGCAGCGCGAATCCGTAA
- a CDS encoding DUF1731 domain-containing protein — MRRGKPAFLRVPAASLRAAMGEPLLDGQRAMPARLLQHGFTFCIPTGEHALRDPTRRPHIDFAHAARRFPRGRV; from the coding sequence ATGCGTCGCGGAAAGCCGGCGTTCCTGCGCGTGCCGGCCGCGTCGCTGCGCGCCGCGATGGGCGAGCCGCTGCTGGACGGGCAGCGCGCGATGCCGGCGCGGCTGCTTCAGCACGGATTCACGTTCTGCATTCCGACGGGCGAGCACGCGCTGCGCGACCCGACGAGGCGGCCGCACATCGATTTCGCGCATGCGGCCCGCCGTTTTCCCCGGGGTCGTGTATAA
- a CDS encoding DUF2269 family protein yields MARLPVELAAMAKLAHANGDAALPQRYWRHANRWEWLGCPAFFAMLTVHFLMVLKPM; encoded by the coding sequence GTGGCGCGGCTGCCGGTCGAGCTGGCAGCGATGGCGAAGCTCGCGCATGCGAACGGCGATGCCGCTCTGCCGCAGCGCTACTGGCGCCACGCGAATCGCTGGGAATGGCTCGGCTGCCCGGCGTTCTTCGCGATGCTGACCGTCCATTTCCTGATGGTGCTCAAGCCGATGTGA
- the fabV gene encoding enoyl-ACP reductase FabV, with amino-acid sequence MIIKPRVRGFICVTTHPVGCEANVKEQIDYVTSHGPIANGPKKVLVIGASTGYGLAARISAAFGSGADTLGVFFERAGSETKPGTAGWYNSAAFEKFAAEKGLYARSINGDAFSDKVKQITIDTIKQDLGKVDLVVYSLAAPRRTHPKTGETISSTLKPVGKAVTFRGLDTDKEVIREVSLEPATQEEIDGTVAVMGGEDWQMWIDALDEAGVLADGAKTTAFTYLGEQITHDIYWNGSIGEAKKDLDKKVLSIRDKLAAHGGDARVSVLKAVVTQASSAIPMMPLYLSLLFKVMKEKGTHEGCIEQVYGLLKDSLYGATPHIDEEGRLRADYKELDPQVQNQVVAMWDKVTNDNLYEMTDFAGYKTEFLRLFGFEIAGVDYDADVNPDVKIPGIIDTTV; translated from the coding sequence ATGATCATCAAACCGCGCGTGCGTGGCTTCATCTGCGTGACGACTCATCCGGTCGGCTGCGAAGCCAACGTCAAGGAACAGATCGACTACGTGACTTCGCACGGCCCGATCGCCAACGGCCCGAAGAAGGTGCTCGTGATCGGCGCGTCGACCGGCTACGGCCTCGCCGCCCGGATATCGGCCGCATTCGGCTCGGGCGCGGACACGCTCGGCGTGTTCTTCGAGCGTGCCGGCAGCGAAACGAAGCCGGGCACGGCCGGCTGGTACAACAGCGCCGCATTCGAAAAATTCGCCGCCGAAAAGGGGCTCTATGCGCGCAGCATCAACGGCGACGCGTTCTCCGACAAGGTCAAGCAGATCACGATCGACACGATCAAGCAGGATCTCGGCAAGGTCGACCTGGTCGTCTACAGCCTCGCTGCGCCGCGCCGCACGCATCCGAAGACGGGCGAAACGATCAGCTCGACGCTGAAGCCGGTCGGCAAGGCGGTCACGTTCCGCGGCCTCGACACCGACAAGGAAGTGATCCGCGAAGTGTCGCTCGAACCGGCGACGCAGGAAGAGATCGACGGCACCGTCGCCGTGATGGGCGGCGAGGACTGGCAGATGTGGATCGACGCGCTCGATGAAGCCGGCGTGCTCGCCGACGGCGCGAAGACGACCGCGTTCACCTATCTCGGCGAACAGATCACGCACGACATCTACTGGAACGGCTCGATCGGCGAAGCGAAGAAGGATCTCGACAAGAAGGTGCTGTCGATTCGCGACAAGCTGGCTGCGCACGGCGGCGATGCACGCGTATCGGTGCTGAAGGCCGTCGTCACGCAGGCGAGCTCCGCGATTCCGATGATGCCGCTCTACCTGTCGCTGCTGTTCAAGGTGATGAAGGAAAAGGGCACGCACGAAGGCTGCATCGAGCAGGTCTACGGGCTGCTGAAGGACAGCCTGTACGGCGCGACGCCGCACATCGACGAAGAAGGCCGGCTGCGCGCGGACTACAAGGAACTCGATCCGCAAGTGCAGAATCAGGTCGTCGCGATGTGGGACAAGGTCACGAACGACAACCTGTACGAGATGACCGACTTCGCAGGCTACAAGACCGAGTTCCTGCGCCTGTTCGGCTTCGAGATCGCCGGCGTCGACTACGACGCGGACGTAAACCCGGACGTGAAGATCCCGGGCATCATCGACACGACGGTTTGA
- a CDS encoding SDR family oxidoreductase produces the protein MRIEGAVVFVTGANRGLGLEFAKQALERGARKVYAGARDPASVTLPGVVPVRLDVTDPSAVAAAADAARDVTLLINNAGIARLGSLVDDGAVDALRDHFETNVFGMLAMSRAFAPTLAGNGGGAILNVLSIASWVNRPSLSGYGVSKSAAWALTNGLRHSLREQRTQVVGLHAGFIDTDLTRGFDVPKAAPSDVVRQAYDAIESGAEEVSTDEFTRQVKAALSSGVYLEEPAPR, from the coding sequence ATGAGGATCGAGGGTGCAGTCGTTTTCGTCACGGGCGCAAATCGCGGGCTGGGTCTCGAATTCGCGAAGCAGGCGCTCGAACGCGGAGCGCGGAAGGTGTATGCGGGTGCGCGCGATCCGGCCAGCGTCACGTTGCCGGGCGTGGTGCCGGTGAGGCTCGACGTGACGGATCCGTCGGCCGTCGCCGCAGCCGCCGATGCGGCCCGCGACGTCACGCTGCTGATCAACAACGCGGGCATCGCGCGGCTCGGCAGCCTCGTCGACGACGGCGCGGTGGACGCGTTGCGCGATCATTTCGAAACCAACGTGTTCGGAATGCTGGCGATGTCCCGCGCATTTGCGCCGACCCTCGCCGGCAACGGCGGCGGCGCGATCCTGAACGTGTTGTCGATCGCGAGCTGGGTGAACCGGCCGAGCCTGTCGGGCTACGGCGTATCGAAGTCGGCCGCGTGGGCACTGACCAACGGATTGCGGCATTCGCTGCGCGAGCAGCGCACGCAGGTGGTCGGGCTGCATGCCGGGTTCATCGATACGGACCTCACGCGCGGCTTCGACGTGCCGAAGGCGGCGCCGTCCGACGTCGTACGCCAGGCGTACGACGCGATCGAGTCCGGTGCGGAGGAGGTGTCCACCGACGAGTTCACGCGACAGGTGAAGGCTGCGTTGTCGTCGGGCGTTTATCTGGAAGAACCGGCGCCGCGTTGA
- a CDS encoding TetR/AcrR family transcriptional regulator has translation MGVSRQQAAENRNAIIAAAERLFRVRGVDAVGLTELMKEAGFTQGGFYNHFKSKDALVAAVMEKAMQDRADSPNAGSVATQVTAYLSSAHRDNVEAGCPLSGFAGDAPRVTDAARACYAHGVAGYLDRLERTIAAENPAATDARADAIALFSQMIGALVLSRAVAGADPALADEILDASRRALVGTPDDPAVRA, from the coding sequence ATGGGTGTGTCGAGACAACAGGCGGCAGAAAACCGCAACGCGATCATCGCGGCGGCGGAGCGGCTGTTCCGGGTGCGCGGCGTCGATGCGGTCGGGTTGACCGAGCTGATGAAGGAAGCGGGCTTCACGCAAGGCGGCTTCTACAATCACTTCAAGTCGAAGGACGCGCTGGTGGCCGCGGTGATGGAAAAGGCGATGCAGGATCGCGCGGATTCGCCGAATGCCGGCAGCGTCGCGACGCAGGTGACGGCGTACCTGTCGAGCGCGCATCGCGACAACGTCGAAGCCGGCTGCCCGCTGTCCGGCTTCGCCGGCGACGCCCCGCGCGTCACCGACGCGGCGCGCGCCTGCTATGCGCACGGCGTGGCCGGTTATCTCGACCGGCTCGAGCGAACGATAGCCGCGGAAAACCCGGCGGCGACCGATGCACGCGCCGACGCAATTGCCCTCTTCAGCCAAATGATCGGCGCGCTGGTATTGTCGCGCGCGGTCGCCGGCGCCGATCCGGCGCTGGCCGACGAAATCCTCGACGCGAGCCGGCGCGCGCTCGTCGGGACGCCCGACGATCCGGCCGTCCGGGCGTAG
- a CDS encoding GNAT family N-acetyltransferase: MTQAVAVRRVDASEARACIDALADVLIDCVEGGASVSFMLPIARSTAVAFWTGVAEGVASGERILLVAEDAAGRIVGTVQIVTAQPENQPHRADIAKMLVSRHARRQGIAARLMAAADEAARDAGKTVLVLDTVTGGDAERLYERAGWQRVGVVPNYALMPDGSLCSTTYFHKQLG, translated from the coding sequence ATGACTCAAGCTGTTGCCGTACGCCGCGTCGACGCGAGCGAAGCACGCGCCTGCATCGACGCACTGGCCGACGTGCTGATCGATTGCGTCGAGGGCGGGGCGTCCGTCAGCTTCATGCTGCCGATCGCGCGCTCGACGGCCGTCGCGTTCTGGACCGGCGTCGCCGAAGGCGTCGCGAGCGGCGAGCGGATTCTGCTCGTCGCCGAGGATGCCGCCGGCCGCATCGTCGGCACCGTACAGATCGTCACCGCGCAGCCGGAGAACCAGCCGCATCGCGCCGACATCGCAAAGATGCTCGTGTCCCGCCACGCACGCAGGCAGGGGATTGCCGCGCGGCTGATGGCGGCGGCCGACGAAGCGGCGCGCGATGCGGGCAAGACCGTGCTCGTGCTCGATACGGTGACGGGCGGCGATGCCGAGCGCCTGTACGAACGTGCCGGCTGGCAGCGTGTCGGCGTCGTGCCGAACTATGCGCTGATGCCGGACGGCTCGTTGTGCTCGACCACGTACTTTCACAAGCAGCTCGGGTAA
- a CDS encoding ArsR/SmtB family transcription factor, translated as MDNCQSGISDVFHALADPTRCRIVGALRDGGRTVSELAAPFDMALPSFMKHVAVLERSGLVQTRKAGRSRTCELVGSRLAEAEQWLAAQRALWEARSDRLVEFVERQHLEEHTHVSQPRRTRRSQ; from the coding sequence ATGGATAACTGTCAATCCGGTATCAGCGACGTCTTCCACGCGCTTGCCGACCCGACGCGCTGCAGGATCGTCGGCGCGCTCCGCGACGGCGGCCGGACCGTGTCCGAACTGGCCGCGCCGTTCGACATGGCGCTGCCGTCGTTCATGAAGCACGTCGCGGTGCTGGAACGCAGCGGGCTCGTGCAGACCCGGAAAGCCGGCCGCTCGCGCACCTGCGAACTGGTCGGCAGCCGTCTCGCCGAAGCCGAGCAGTGGCTCGCCGCGCAGCGTGCGCTGTGGGAAGCGCGCTCGGATCGTCTCGTGGAATTCGTCGAACGCCAGCACCTGGAGGAACACACGCATGTCAGCCAGCCACGCCGAACCCGCCGAAGCCAATGA
- a CDS encoding SRPBCC family protein: MSASHAEPAEANDLVITRTLRAPRRALWRAWTDPDLLKEWWCPQPWTTEVRAFDLRPGGAFHTFMRGPEGGTSDNPGCFLEIVPETRIVFTSMLAGGWRPQAPWLGFTAIVTMTDADAGCRYEARVMHPDAATRERHDALGFFEGWNTCITQLDELAGALR, from the coding sequence ATGTCAGCCAGCCACGCCGAACCCGCCGAAGCCAATGATCTCGTAATCACGCGCACGCTGCGCGCGCCGCGCCGCGCGCTGTGGCGCGCGTGGACCGACCCCGACCTGCTGAAGGAATGGTGGTGCCCGCAACCGTGGACGACCGAAGTCCGCGCGTTCGACCTGCGCCCGGGCGGGGCCTTCCACACGTTCATGCGCGGCCCCGAAGGCGGCACGAGCGACAATCCCGGCTGCTTCCTCGAAATCGTGCCCGAAACGCGGATCGTGTTCACGTCGATGCTGGCCGGCGGGTGGCGGCCGCAAGCGCCGTGGCTCGGCTTCACGGCCATCGTCACGATGACCGACGCCGACGCAGGCTGCCGCTACGAGGCCCGCGTGATGCACCCCGACGCGGCGACGCGCGAACGCCACGACGCACTCGGTTTTTTCGAGGGCTGGAACACCTGCATCACGCAGCTCGACGAACTCGCGGGCGCGCTGCGCTGA
- a CDS encoding SRPBCC family protein, whose product MLHMHTHSTRVSRHLNAPRGRVYRALLDPHAVEQWKVPDGMTCRVHAYDTREGGALRVSLSYDEPSGDSGKTTAHTDTYHGRFVTLVPDERIVEIDVFETDDPMLRGAMTVTITLRDEEGGTRVDAVHDGVPPGVPAADNETGWRMALAKLAALVEKG is encoded by the coding sequence ATGCTGCACATGCACACGCATTCGACCCGGGTCAGCCGGCACCTGAACGCACCGCGCGGGCGCGTCTATCGCGCGCTGCTCGATCCGCACGCGGTCGAACAATGGAAAGTGCCGGACGGCATGACATGCCGCGTGCACGCTTACGACACGCGCGAAGGCGGCGCGCTGCGCGTATCGCTGAGCTACGACGAACCGTCGGGCGATAGCGGAAAGACCACCGCGCACACCGACACCTATCACGGCCGCTTCGTGACGCTCGTGCCCGACGAGCGCATCGTCGAAATCGACGTGTTCGAAACCGACGATCCGATGCTGCGCGGCGCCATGACGGTCACGATCACGCTGCGCGACGAGGAAGGCGGCACGCGCGTCGACGCGGTGCATGACGGCGTGCCGCCCGGTGTGCCCGCCGCCGACAACGAAACCGGCTGGCGCATGGCGCTCGCGAAACTCGCGGCGCTGGTCGAGAAGGGCTGA
- a CDS encoding 2-hydroxychromene-2-carboxylate isomerase, with protein MTTARTATWYFDFVSPFAYLQQERFDRLPPAAAYEPKPIVLGALLAHWGQKAPAEIAAKRIFTYRHAQYRADKLGIPFRMPPAHPFNPIRPLRLAIAMGNTPDAIRRIFRHIWRDGHDVSTPDGFAALCEAVGFPEGVTAVDAQPVKDALRANTDRAIAHGVFGVPTFELDGDLFWGDDATDMFVDCASSRAWLDSPEVRRISALPEGIRRG; from the coding sequence ATGACCACCGCGCGCACCGCCACCTGGTATTTCGATTTCGTTTCGCCGTTCGCCTATTTGCAGCAGGAACGGTTCGACCGGCTGCCCCCTGCCGCCGCGTACGAACCGAAGCCAATCGTGCTGGGCGCGCTGCTCGCGCACTGGGGGCAGAAAGCGCCGGCCGAGATCGCGGCGAAGCGCATCTTTACCTATCGCCACGCGCAATACCGCGCGGACAAGCTCGGCATTCCATTCCGGATGCCGCCCGCCCATCCGTTCAACCCGATCCGGCCGCTGCGCCTCGCGATCGCGATGGGAAACACGCCCGACGCGATCCGGCGGATCTTCCGGCACATCTGGCGCGACGGCCACGACGTGTCGACGCCGGACGGCTTCGCCGCGCTGTGCGAAGCGGTGGGTTTTCCGGAAGGCGTGACGGCGGTCGATGCGCAACCGGTGAAGGATGCGCTGCGCGCGAACACCGATCGGGCCATCGCGCACGGCGTGTTCGGCGTGCCGACCTTCGAACTCGACGGCGACTTGTTCTGGGGCGACGACGCGACCGACATGTTCGTCGACTGCGCGAGTTCGCGCGCGTGGCTCGACTCGCCCGAAGTGCGCCGCATCAGCGCGCTGCCCGAAGGCATCCGGCGCGGCTGA
- a CDS encoding LysR family transcriptional regulator, producing MTDKISASPAVGGSARIDTVPVDGASYRFELMETFVRIVEAGSLSAAAVQLHTTQPTVSRRLQTLERSLGMRLLQRTTHTMRLTVDGERCFTRAKELLASWAAFEADLRGAQEEPDGLLRVAVPHAFGQERFVAPLATFLRDYPRVSVEWLLQDDVRDFVGSGIDCAIQVGEPTDPGVVAIRLSRVPRFVVAAPSVLNGAQVPADPDALAALPWLALRTYYRTELTLTHAVTGDTRRIAIRPRITTANLYALRSAALLGIGACVGSSWLLADNLARGELVHLAPDWQAAPLPVYLTYPHAQFYPSRLVRFVAMMREAVPPLVEGPDI from the coding sequence ATGACTGACAAAATCTCCGCTTCGCCCGCCGTTGGCGGCTCTGCCCGCATCGACACGGTGCCTGTCGACGGCGCCAGCTATCGTTTCGAGTTGATGGAAACGTTCGTACGCATAGTGGAAGCTGGCAGTCTGTCGGCGGCTGCGGTGCAACTCCATACGACGCAACCGACCGTCAGCCGGCGGTTGCAGACGCTCGAGCGCTCGCTCGGCATGCGCCTGCTGCAGCGGACGACGCATACGATGCGGCTGACCGTCGACGGCGAGCGTTGCTTTACGCGCGCAAAGGAGCTGCTTGCCAGTTGGGCGGCATTCGAGGCCGACCTGCGCGGCGCGCAGGAGGAGCCTGACGGGTTGCTGCGCGTGGCGGTGCCGCATGCGTTCGGGCAGGAGCGCTTCGTCGCGCCGCTTGCGACGTTTCTGCGCGATTACCCGCGCGTATCGGTCGAATGGCTGCTGCAGGACGACGTGCGCGATTTCGTCGGCAGCGGGATCGATTGCGCGATCCAGGTCGGCGAGCCGACCGATCCTGGGGTCGTCGCGATCCGGTTGTCGAGGGTGCCGCGCTTCGTGGTGGCCGCGCCGTCGGTGCTGAACGGCGCGCAGGTGCCGGCCGATCCGGACGCGCTCGCCGCGTTGCCGTGGCTCGCGCTGCGCACGTATTACCGGACGGAGCTGACGCTCACACATGCCGTCACGGGCGACACGCGCCGCATCGCGATCCGGCCGCGCATCACGACCGCGAACCTGTACGCGCTGCGCAGCGCGGCGCTGCTGGGCATCGGCGCGTGCGTCGGCTCATCGTGGCTGCTCGCCGACAACCTCGCGCGCGGCGAGCTCGTGCATCTCGCGCCCGACTGGCAGGCCGCGCCATTGCCGGTGTACCTGACTTACCCGCACGCGCAGTTCTATCCGTCGCGGCTCGTGCGCTTCGTTGCGATGATGCGCGAGGCCGTGCCCCCGCTCGTCGAAGGGCCCGACATCTAG